TGGTGTCGGTCGTGGTGAGCGGAGCGTCGTGGTCCAGGAGGTCGTGCCGGCGGGAGATCCTCGCCAGCAGACTCTCGGCGATCGAACCGACGTCCAGCTGGTCCTGCTGATGTCCGGTCAGGAAGCCCTCGGTGACGGACTTCTCGGGCAGTCTGCCGACCGGGACCAGGGAACCGGGCCGGACCAGGTAGTACCCCCAGGGCCGCCGCCGGTCGGGCCCGGTGGCCGGGGCGGAGAAGTACGCCGTCGACTGGAGGACGCGGCCCTCGACGAGCCCCGCGTGCGCCGCCACGGTGCCGACCGCGCGGACCTTGGCCCCGGTTGCGGTGGGCAGCCGGCAGTCGACGCCGGTGAGGACGTCCGGGGAGAGGGCGTGCCGGTTGGGGCGCCGCGAGGTCCGGACGGGTTCGTCGGCGCGCAGCCGCAGCAGCCGCACGGCGGTCCGCTCGTCCACCGCCCTACGGGTGGGCAGCAGACAGGTCCGCACCTCACCGCAGGTGAGGACGGGACCGGAGGCCGTGCCCAGGCCGCTCATCTCACAACCCCGGCGGGAACACGTAGGACGTGCGGTCCACGACCCCCGCGGGCACCGTGCAGCCCTCGGCCGCGGACCGCGCGGCGACCTGCTCGAGCGCCTCGGCCTCGACGTGGACCTGGTCGAGGATGACGCGTACGGCGTGCTCGACGGGCAGGAACCGGGCCGGCAGGACGCTGCACGTGGCGTAGGCGGTGAAGGGCGTCGCGGAGGGGTTGAGCTGGAGGACGGGCGGCAGCGCGTCCCACTCGGCCGGGAACTCCTCACCCTGCCACCGGGTGGGGGTCAGCACGGCCGCGCCGTTGTCCCGCAGCAGCCCGAGCCGGACCAGCTGCCAGACGGATGCCAGGAAGGCGCAGGACCAGGTGCGCGCGTCCTCGGGCCCGTTCCACAGCTCGACGTCCAGGAACACGGAGTGGCCGCGTGCCTCGGTCTCGCTCGGCGGCTGCCAGACGCCGGTGGAGTCCAGGGCGGCCGAGGTCCGCTGGGAGGGGGCGCGGCGGCCGTTGGTGAGCCAGCCGGTGCGGCCGACGGGCGGGCGGAAGCCGTTGCTGCCGGGCGGCGGTGACTCCACCAGCCGGTGCAGGACCGACTCGGCCGGTTCGGCCCGGTCGCGGTGGGCGGAGCCGCCGGGGGCGAGGGCGGGGCCGGCGCAGCCCGACTCGCGGGCCAGGTAGTCGATGGTCAGCCCGGCCTCGGCCGCGGCCGCCAGCAGGGGCGGGATCAGCTCGGCGGGGGTGGACAGCCGGGAGAAGTAGTCGTCGATCAGGAAGCAGGTGCTGATCCGGGGCCGGCGGCCCGGCGGCAGCGGGCCGAGACCGGCCCGCGCGGCCTCCACCCAGGGCCGTACGCCGGCGAAGTGCCGACGCAGCCGGGCGGCCCCCTCGGCGAAGTCCTCCATGTACAAGTGGCCCAATTCCAGGGAGAGATGGGAGAAGGGCACGGATTCGGTGCGCGGGTCGGCGCTGCTCTCCCGGAAAACGGTGCCCGGCCCCTTCACAACTGCCCCCAGAACTTGTCGTCGGTCAGCCGCTGCGCGAGATCCCCCATGGCCTGCCAGGTCTCGTTGTTGGCGATCCGGCGGTCGTGCACGTCCTCGTCGGTGATGAGGCGTTCCTGCCACTGGAGGACGGGTTCCAGGGGAATGGACGCCAGCACCCTGGTTCTGCCGATGCCCCGGCCGGCCGCGAGTTCCTCGAGTTCCTTGTCGCACTGCCGCATCCACGCGTACTGCGCGGGCGACACCTGGGACCACAACGGCGACTCCAGATCGGGCACCGCGGCGCGCACGAACCTGATGGCGCCGCCCAGCACGTCCGGGTCGTGTCCGATGGCCGTACCGGCTTGCACTATCCCCTGTTTCCCGAATACGAGTTCGGCTGCCGCCATGACGTGCTGGCGGGTCCACCGGTGATAGACGAGCCAGCGGTTCTTGAGGCGGCCGAGCCCGCCCCGGGGCGATGTGGCGGCCAGTGCCAGGTCCATCGCATAACTGCGTCCGGCGCTCAGGTCGATGATGATGACGTCGAATTCGCGTTTCAGCCGAAGGACGAGGTCCACACAGCGGTGCAGGTTCTCCTCGTCGGTGACGAATTCACCGGCCGTGCGGTCGCCGGGCAGCAGTACCAGCCGCCCGGAGCCACCGGGCCTGCCGCGCAGGACGGGGTGCTCGGTGCGCGCCCAGACGTCGACCCGCAGCGGCTCGCCCGTCTTGCCCTTCAGATAGGAGTGCAGGCCACGCCCCTCGGCCTCGGAGAGGACGTCGGGCAGGTCGAACACGGCGGCGGCGGTGGGCGAGCCGAAGTCGAAGTCCAGGTAGCAGACGTCGTCCCCGTCCAGCGCGCGGTGATACGCGAGGTTGGCGCTGGTGACGGAGCGGCCGGTGCCTCCCTTGTCGGAGGCGGCGAAGACGAGCACTTCACACCCCCCGGGCGTCTGCGCCTCGGGCGCGGGCCAGGGCGTAGAGCCGGGCGAGGACGCCGAGGGCGAGCGCGTGGGCGGTGCCGGGCTGTTTGTCGACGAGCTGACGGGCGCGCCGCAGGTCGGCCTCGATGCCCTTGATCTCTTCTCCCTGGGGGCTCTTGGGGGCGGGGGCGGGCTGCTCCAGCTGCTCCTTGCCGAACAGGTGAGCGGCCTCGCTGAGCGCCGCCTGGGCGAGGGCGGTCATCTCGGAGCTGCGGATCGGATCCTGCGCGTAGAGGGCGTGCGCGGCGACCATGCACTCGGTGACGCGCTCGGTGATGCTCCAGGACAACGGCCCTGTGCGGACCGGTGATTCGGGGTACACGGCGTGCACGTTGTCCCACAGGCCGACGCCGTCGCCGTCGCTGATGCGACGCGCCCAGAGGTGGTCGAGGATGCTCTCGGCGAGCGTGAGCAAACGGTCCTGCGAGCCGATGTTCCGTGACAGCGCGCACAGTTGGACGGTCCGCTTGAGCAGCTGCGCGGAGAAGTCGCCCATCGTCCACTTCATGGCCGGGCCGATCTCCTCACTGCCGAGCAGCGGGAGGGTGACTCCGGGGTTGTGCAGACCGATCGCCGGGTCCTCACGGGCCGTGCGGCTGGTGATGCGGCCGCGTTCGGCGAGGCGTTCCATGACGGCCACGGTGCGGGTGAGGTCGTCGTCGGTGGCACGGCGGCGCACCAGGTCGTGGACGAGGATCGAGGCCACGGACAGGGAGAAGTACTCGGACTCCAGCTGCTGGAGCGTGGTGCGCCAGGGGATCTCCTCCAGCGGCCAGGTGGCGGCGTCGAAGCGGGCGATGCCCGACCAGTACTGCTGGGTGATCTCCCAGCGCAGCCGCAGCGCGTCGGCGAGCTTCTGCTGTTCGGCGGTGAGCAGGCCGAGGACGAGGGTGCGCTCGGAGGACAGGTCGGGGATGCCGTCGAGGGCGACGACGGTGAAGTACAGGTACGGCACGGCGTGGGCCACGCCCTGGGGCTGCTTGCCGATGTCCTGGGCGGTCTGCGCCTCCACCTCGACCTCGGGGGCGTCCTTCACCAGGCTCCAGGCCCAGCCGCACTCGAACAGCCGGTTCTCGTTGCGGAGTTGGTCGGCGACATCGGTGTCCAGGCCGAGGGTGACGCTCTCGCTGATGAGGGCGCGCAGCGACTTGAACCGGTCCTGGAAGCGGTGCAGGACCTGGCGGTCGGACAGCCGGCCCCGGCCGAGCAGCCGGGCGAGCGCCTGCCCCTGGTCGGAGCCGATGTCGACGACGTTGACGGTGAAGGAGCGCAACAGGCTCACCATGGCCGCGGTCAGGCGGGCGCTGGTCGCCTCTCTCAGCTTGTCGATGCGGGCCAGGGTGCTCGCCCGCTGGGTCTTGCCCCGGTACACCTTGAGGAAGCCGAGGGTGGCCAGGCAGAGAGTGATCGACATGGAGTAGGAGTCGACGACTCCCACTTCCTCCTGCTCCTTGGAGAGTTCCTGCTCCGGGTCCTCCGTGGCGAAGTAGTAGCCGCCGGCGAAGGTGGGGCTCTCCTCGCCGCGGTGGTTCTCCATGAAGTCGCCGAGGATCTCCAGGAGGTTCATGGGAATCTCGCTGGAGTCACCCGCGTTCCTGAGGGCCCTCTCCACGTCCAGCTGGGTGGTGTCGGGGTCGTCCAGGCGGAACGGCTCGATTTCGGTGGCGGGGTACAGAAGGCAGAGCAGACGCTCCGCGTCGGCGACGCTGCTGCGACCGCCCCATTCCCCCCATTCCCATTCTCCGTTGTCGAAAGAATGGCGAGCGATGGCCTGCCACACCTCGAGCAGGTTCTGTCTCGGCTTGATCTGCATGCCCATTCCCCTCGCACAGGCCCATCACCATGGAAAAGAACTCCGACATCTTATTCGTCGCGTCGGTCTTTTCGTTGCCCGCAGGCCAGGATCATACCCGTGTAGCCGTCCCGTACAAGCTGCTTCGGATTGGCTGTGCGGTGAATCTCCACATGGTCCGCGTAACCACTGAGAACCGCCCGCACTTCGGATTCGTCGATATCACGGGCGGGGAATGTGTGGGCACCGACGCGATATCCTTCGGAATGCTCCATGAAGGCGGCGGCGAAAGGTGCCCCGGAATTCAGGGCGTTCATGAAACAGCCCACCCCTCGCCGGAATTCGGCGAGCGAGGTGGTGATGGACTCGGCGACGAAGAACATCGTACCGAGGTCCCAGCGGCGCGTATCGGTGCAGAGATCGAAGAGACTGCCCGACTCGGGCTGCTGGACGGCCTCCTTGAACCGGACCCTGGGCGTCATGTCGAGCGTGGCATATGCCTCGTCCTTGCACAGGACGTTCCAGAACTGATCCCAGTGGGGGGCGTAGTCGGGGCACTGCCGCCGGAGGTAGTCCAGATTCCGGGCAGACCGCTCCAGCAGCGTGATCCGGTCGCACCAGGGAAGCATGGCGAGGGCCGGATAGAGATTGGGCCCGGCGCCGACGTCGATACCGGAAGCGACCCGCCCACGACCTCGGAAGTGATCACTGAAGTGATCGCGCACATGGGAGAGGATCTCCTCGTCCACGGCCTGCATCTCGAGGTAATTGTGACTGATGTACACACCGGGATCGAAGTCGTCCCAGAGCACATCACCATTCAGCTTTTGGTCAGCGGCGGGCGGTACCGAGGTCATGATTCAGCGTAGCAGGACGCATGGGTCTTGAAGGAGTGGGTGCACAGAGCAATGATGGAGATCAGGTACGCAAATCGCACTGGCTGCAATTCGATTTGTCGACATTCACAAGGGGACGGTATGACTCCTCTTCCCGGAGATCGTTTTCCGTCGGGCACCGGTTCGATAATGAGCCAGATGTCCGGAGAAAGACCCTTACGGATCAGAGCGGTCACCGAGGCGGATCTACCCCATATCGTGCGCCTCGATGCCGACGCCTTCCCCCACGGTCCCTACCCCTACTTCGTCCTGCGCCAACTCCTCGCCGCCTGTGCCGACCTCGTGTACGTCGTGGACGACGGCACGGACCTCTACGGATACGTGCTCGCGACCTCGCCGAACGACGCGCAGAGCTGGGTTCTCAGCCTTGCCATCACCCCCGGGCTGCGCGGAAAGGGTTTCGGCCGGCAACTGATGACGAAACTGCTCGGTCAGCTACGGGCGAAGGGCACCCATTCCGTCCGGCTCTCCGTCGAGCCGCGCAACGACTCGGCCATCGCGTTGTACCGCTCCCTGGGCTTCGTCCCGGATCCCGGCGGGCCCCGCGCGGACTACTTCGGCCCCGGCGAGGACCGTCTCCTCATGACGCTCACCCTGTGAGCCCCCCGAACCCCCGCACATACCTGCGCTGCCAAGGCGTCTCCACCGCGCGTCGGTCGTAGTGGCGGCGGACGTAGTCCACCGCCTCGCCCGCCGGTACGCCGTCCAGGACCGCCAGGCACGCCAGTGCCGTCCCGGTGCGGCCGCGGCCGCCGGCGCAGGCTATCTCCACGCGTTCGTCGGCCGCTCGGCGCCACGCCTCGGTGAGGGTCGCGTGGGCCTGCGCGCGGTCGCTCGGGAGGCGGAAGTCGGGCCAGCGGAGCCAGCGGGACTCCCAGGGCGGCCGTGGAGGCCGCGCGCCGAGGAGATAGACGCCGTACGCGGGGGTGGGGGCCGTACGGTCGAGCGGGCGGCGCAGGCCGCGGCCGCGGATCAGGCGGCCGGACGGCAGCAGGAGCACCCCTGGCTCACCCGCACGCCAGACCCACGCGTCGTTTCTCATCTCCCCATTCGAACGCGGTCATGGGGGACGGGCAACCGATTCGGCGCAACCGGTGGTCTGGAGGGCGAGGAGGGTGCTTGATGCAGGCCGAACAAGAAGACCGGTTCCAGGAGTTCGTCAGAGCCCGGTGGTCCCGGCTCGTACGGACCGCGTATCTGCTCACGGGGGACGTCCACCACGCGGAGGACCTGACGCAGACCGCGCTGGCCAAGGCGTACCGGTCATGGCGACGGATCTCGCGCAGCGACAACCCCGAGGCGTATGTGCGGCGGATGCTGGTCAGTTGCAACAGTGACCGGTTCCGCAAGCGGCGGGTCACCGAGGCGCTGACCGCGGCGCCGCCCGAGCGGGCGGGGCGCGACGAGGGCGCGGGGCAGGTCGAGGAGCGTGGCTCCCTGCTGGCCGGACTGGCCCAACTGCCGCCGAAACAAAGGGCGGTGGTGGTCCTGAGGTACTGGGAGGACCTGTCCGAGGCGGAGGTGGCCGAAGTGCTCGGCTGCTCGCCCGGCACGGTCAAGAGCCAGGCGTCCAAGGGACTCGCGAAGTTGCGCGTGTATCCGGGGCTGGCCGCCGACCGCACGGTGCCCGGTGGTCGGGGTCAGGGGCAGGGGCAGGGGCAGGGGCAGGGGCAGGGGCGCAGTCAGGTTCGGATTCAGGGTCAGGTACAGGGAGGCAGTAGGTGAACGGGGCGGGAAAGCAGGTGAACCAGGGGGACTTCGGGTTCGAGGAGCGGATGCGTGAGCTGCTCGCTGAGGACGCGTACACCATCCGGCCCTCGTCGGCGCCGTATCCGGCGATCCGGCGGCGCGGACTGGCCGAGCGGCGGCGGCGCGTGGCGCTGACCGGGGCGGCGCTGATGACGCTGGCCGCGGTGCCGGTGGGGGCGTACGCCGTGGCCGGGGGGAACGGGGGGCGGGGCGCTGACACGGCGGCACCGAAGCCGTCGGTCAGCGCCCCGCACAGCCCGGCCGGGAGCACGGGGGGAAGCACCGGCGGAAGCCCGTCCGCGACATCTACGGGCACGGCGGGCGGACCCGCGCAGCCCGCCACGGACGGGCAGCTGCTCGACGGGATCACCTTCGCGCAGGCGGCGGACGGGCTGAAGAAGTGCCTGGCCGCCGAGGGCGGGCCGCCCGGGAGCGCCGCGGATCTGGGCGAGGCCGAGGACTACCGGATCATCCTGGCGATCAAGAGCACCGGAGACTCCAACGCCCCCGGCGACGGCATCTACGTCACCGCGGTGAAGGAGCGGTCCGCGGGCCGCTGGGTGGTCTGCTCCATCAAGGACGGGGTGGCCTCGGGCATCAGCGCCGGCACGATCGACACCGGGGTGCCGGGC
The sequence above is a segment of the Streptomyces asoensis genome. Coding sequences within it:
- a CDS encoding protein-tyrosine phosphatase family protein, producing MRNDAWVWRAGEPGVLLLPSGRLIRGRGLRRPLDRTAPTPAYGVYLLGARPPRPPWESRWLRWPDFRLPSDRAQAHATLTEAWRRAADERVEIACAGGRGRTGTALACLAVLDGVPAGEAVDYVRRHYDRRAVETPWQRRYVRGFGGLTG
- a CDS encoding SCO2521 family protein → MSGLGTASGPVLTCGEVRTCLLPTRRAVDERTAVRLLRLRADEPVRTSRRPNRHALSPDVLTGVDCRLPTATGAKVRAVGTVAAHAGLVEGRVLQSTAYFSAPATGPDRRRPWGYYLVRPGSLVPVGRLPEKSVTEGFLTGHQQDQLDVGSIAESLLARISRRHDLLDHDAPLTTTDTSLRWTASPADDGEPASARFTELGSGLRIVELRLPRGTTPVAAATLCEDLALHDWLLTTVGDKLDGLPPGSENQAAAMKVLRPLVEHLLHLWMPQARLDRALSPPWEELERHPGFSRQWNTMAQRIRDQLALQNLIRGEVPALS
- a CDS encoding SCO2524 family protein → MQIKPRQNLLEVWQAIARHSFDNGEWEWGEWGGRSSVADAERLLCLLYPATEIEPFRLDDPDTTQLDVERALRNAGDSSEIPMNLLEILGDFMENHRGEESPTFAGGYYFATEDPEQELSKEQEEVGVVDSYSMSITLCLATLGFLKVYRGKTQRASTLARIDKLREATSARLTAAMVSLLRSFTVNVVDIGSDQGQALARLLGRGRLSDRQVLHRFQDRFKSLRALISESVTLGLDTDVADQLRNENRLFECGWAWSLVKDAPEVEVEAQTAQDIGKQPQGVAHAVPYLYFTVVALDGIPDLSSERTLVLGLLTAEQQKLADALRLRWEITQQYWSGIARFDAATWPLEEIPWRTTLQQLESEYFSLSVASILVHDLVRRRATDDDLTRTVAVMERLAERGRITSRTAREDPAIGLHNPGVTLPLLGSEEIGPAMKWTMGDFSAQLLKRTVQLCALSRNIGSQDRLLTLAESILDHLWARRISDGDGVGLWDNVHAVYPESPVRTGPLSWSITERVTECMVAAHALYAQDPIRSSEMTALAQAALSEAAHLFGKEQLEQPAPAPKSPQGEEIKGIEADLRRARQLVDKQPGTAHALALGVLARLYALARARGADARGV
- a CDS encoding SCO2523 family variant P-loop protein, encoding MLVFAASDKGGTGRSVTSANLAYHRALDGDDVCYLDFDFGSPTAAAVFDLPDVLSEAEGRGLHSYLKGKTGEPLRVDVWARTEHPVLRGRPGGSGRLVLLPGDRTAGEFVTDEENLHRCVDLVLRLKREFDVIIIDLSAGRSYAMDLALAATSPRGGLGRLKNRWLVYHRWTRQHVMAAAELVFGKQGIVQAGTAIGHDPDVLGGAIRFVRAAVPDLESPLWSQVSPAQYAWMRQCDKELEELAAGRGIGRTRVLASIPLEPVLQWQERLITDEDVHDRRIANNETWQAMGDLAQRLTDDKFWGQL
- a CDS encoding SCO2522 family protein, which gives rise to MKGPGTVFRESSADPRTESVPFSHLSLELGHLYMEDFAEGAARLRRHFAGVRPWVEAARAGLGPLPPGRRPRISTCFLIDDYFSRLSTPAELIPPLLAAAAEAGLTIDYLARESGCAGPALAPGGSAHRDRAEPAESVLHRLVESPPPGSNGFRPPVGRTGWLTNGRRAPSQRTSAALDSTGVWQPPSETEARGHSVFLDVELWNGPEDARTWSCAFLASVWQLVRLGLLRDNGAAVLTPTRWQGEEFPAEWDALPPVLQLNPSATPFTAYATCSVLPARFLPVEHAVRVILDQVHVEAEALEQVAARSAAEGCTVPAGVVDRTSYVFPPGL
- a CDS encoding SCO2525 family SAM-dependent methyltransferase; this translates as MTSVPPAADQKLNGDVLWDDFDPGVYISHNYLEMQAVDEEILSHVRDHFSDHFRGRGRVASGIDVGAGPNLYPALAMLPWCDRITLLERSARNLDYLRRQCPDYAPHWDQFWNVLCKDEAYATLDMTPRVRFKEAVQQPESGSLFDLCTDTRRWDLGTMFFVAESITTSLAEFRRGVGCFMNALNSGAPFAAAFMEHSEGYRVGAHTFPARDIDESEVRAVLSGYADHVEIHRTANPKQLVRDGYTGMILACGQRKDRRDE
- a CDS encoding GNAT family N-acetyltransferase — its product is MSGERPLRIRAVTEADLPHIVRLDADAFPHGPYPYFVLRQLLAACADLVYVVDDGTDLYGYVLATSPNDAQSWVLSLAITPGLRGKGFGRQLMTKLLGQLRAKGTHSVRLSVEPRNDSAIALYRSLGFVPDPGGPRADYFGPGEDRLLMTLTL
- a CDS encoding SigE family RNA polymerase sigma factor; its protein translation is MQAEQEDRFQEFVRARWSRLVRTAYLLTGDVHHAEDLTQTALAKAYRSWRRISRSDNPEAYVRRMLVSCNSDRFRKRRVTEALTAAPPERAGRDEGAGQVEERGSLLAGLAQLPPKQRAVVVLRYWEDLSEAEVAEVLGCSPGTVKSQASKGLAKLRVYPGLAADRTVPGGRGQGQGQGQGQGQGRSQVRIQGQVQGGSR